One Candidatus Krumholzibacteriota bacterium genomic window carries:
- a CDS encoding DegT/DnrJ/EryC1/StrS family aminotransferase, which translates to MRKVEFYRHNIGDDEIERVNEVLRSLFITTGDAVSEFERELAGYLGLPHAVAVTSCTSAMQLALIAGGIRPGDEVITTPLSFVGTANSIIMAGGTPVFADVERSTGNIDPAAIEAAIGPRTRALLPVHLYGQCCRMDRIREIADRHGLLVVEDAAHALEADWRGKRSGHWGDFACFSFYATKNITSGEGGAISAKTDEHVDLLRKLRLHGMSRHAIDRYTKHFRQYDVDTFGWKCNMDNIHAALLIGQLRKVGEWRARRQEIWERYAAALAGIDGIELHEALPDGVHSYHLFTFLVDADRRLRIMDRLQDRGIGLSLNFHPIHLFTWYRETFGYAEGMFPVAEEIGRRTISLPLYPKLADEEIDYVVDNVREAMRER; encoded by the coding sequence ATGAGAAAGGTCGAATTCTACCGTCACAACATCGGCGACGACGAGATCGAACGGGTCAACGAGGTGCTGCGCTCGCTCTTCATCACCACGGGGGACGCGGTGAGCGAGTTCGAGCGCGAGCTGGCCGGCTACCTCGGCCTCCCGCACGCCGTGGCGGTGACGAGCTGCACGTCGGCGATGCAGCTCGCCCTCATCGCCGGCGGCATCCGCCCCGGCGACGAGGTGATCACGACGCCCCTCTCCTTCGTCGGCACGGCCAACAGCATCATCATGGCGGGCGGGACGCCCGTCTTCGCCGACGTCGAGCGCTCGACGGGCAACATCGACCCGGCGGCGATCGAGGCGGCGATCGGGCCGAGAACGCGCGCGCTGCTCCCCGTCCACCTCTACGGCCAGTGCTGCCGGATGGACCGGATCCGCGAGATCGCCGACCGGCACGGTCTCCTCGTCGTCGAGGACGCAGCGCACGCCCTCGAGGCCGACTGGCGCGGGAAGCGCTCGGGACACTGGGGGGATTTCGCCTGCTTCTCCTTCTACGCGACGAAGAACATCACCTCGGGCGAGGGCGGGGCGATCTCGGCGAAGACGGACGAGCACGTCGACCTTCTCCGCAAGCTGCGCCTGCACGGGATGAGCCGGCATGCGATCGACCGCTACACGAAGCATTTCCGGCAGTACGACGTGGACACCTTCGGCTGGAAGTGCAACATGGACAACATCCATGCCGCCCTGCTCATCGGCCAGCTCAGGAAGGTGGGCGAATGGCGGGCCCGCCGGCAGGAGATCTGGGAGCGGTACGCGGCCGCCCTCGCCGGAATCGACGGGATCGAGCTGCACGAGGCGCTCCCCGACGGCGTGCACAGCTACCACCTCTTCACCTTCCTCGTCGACGCCGACCGGCGGCTGCGGATCATGGACCGGCTCCAGGACCGCGGGATCGGCCTCTCGCTCAACTTCCACCCGATCCACCTCTTCACGTGGTACCGCGAGACCTTCGGCTACGCCGAGGGGATGTTCCCCGTCGCCGAGGAGATCGGCCGGCGGACGATCAGCCTCCCCCTCTACCCGAAGCTCGCCGACGAGGAGATCGATTACGTCGTCGACAACGTCCGCGAGGCGATGCGGGAGCGGTGA
- a CDS encoding right-handed parallel beta-helix repeat-containing protein, with the protein MKSSHRLHWTVILPLLVAIALCLAVPAGADEKSEQERIDEINRRIAESGGHWTAGHTTVGSLSPEERKMRLGLLPTPPDVLARTPLYAPSATAALPDVFDWRTLDGTTPSKNQGNCGSCWAFAATGQVEAHIRIFDGRIEDLSEQAIVDCNTRGASCDGGWAYAAYEVFRDYGAVQESCVPYQARDDLPCTQTSCEVVGRISSWSYIPNSVDQIKQAIYDTGPVATSITVLDNLYNYVSGCYSSDTEDVVNHGILIVGWDDNQCGGEGAWIIKNSWGDDWGQDGFGYIKYGVCNIGTSTYQISYIPSNVYVRVDAPTGGESIDVGDDYLVEWTLQRETPDSIAVYLSIDSGENWDYTIASGLLGAPTSLLWTVPNLPVTTARVKVVAWYGGDIGGFDDSDADFTIVGAPYRYASPTGGDVYPYSIPAWAAVDIRDAIAASVAGDTIAVAAGTYTGALTVSKSIHLLGGYDASFLARDPSVHTSTVNGNGSIVSFMNVAGDCGIEGFTITGGTGREAQIPWLALYGGGIFSYNASPVIRGNVITGCGYAGQTNFTGGGGIAAYGGAVTIEDNEIVACAANGGGGIYLYQTTATIRGNHIEGNAPNALYNGSKYGGGIYANHAPAYLEDNSIENHSGYLRGGGLYAKLCHVEMSGDTVSSNETVDVGGGLCFDHATAILAKVVVGGNTSSSTGGGIYARAGNTQMTNSLVYGNASSIIGGGIYADSTWGEMANNTIDRNTAVYGGGNLFLSQPAPTTIKNNQITYGGTYGFQASTLAGVVFRYNNLYGNTGGDVFGVTPDSTNSGFAPLYADTAALDYHLLVHSRAIDAGDPDGPADPDSSPADIGMFGGPAADPAAPARVTGLVAAATGDETIRLTWDAPAPSGIAFYAIYADTAAAFAPAEPVCVDSVPAGTLLYDHEPVAGCRWYRVSAVSAAGYGGGYSGEATACTAGADAPPVVTVVAPNGGETAGIGDTLDIRWIATDDVLVDSIDVYVSYDAGSAWSLIAGGELNDSLFSWIVPSGTSDSCLVRVVAWDSSLQTGGDESDSLFAIEDLTAVGDDTGGDVPETPAWVNALEPNYPNPFNGTTTLRYSLAEPAFVELAIYNPAGQRIRILESRRRGAGSHEAVWNGRDEAGRPVTSGVYFARIAAGKYRQTRKIVYLR; encoded by the coding sequence ATGAAATCGTCCCACCGCCTGCATTGGACCGTTATCCTCCCCCTCCTCGTCGCCATCGCGCTCTGCCTCGCCGTTCCGGCGGGCGCCGACGAGAAGAGCGAGCAGGAACGCATCGACGAGATCAACCGCCGGATCGCCGAGAGCGGCGGGCACTGGACCGCGGGTCACACGACCGTGGGGAGTTTGTCCCCCGAGGAGAGGAAGATGCGGCTCGGCCTGCTGCCCACCCCGCCCGACGTGCTGGCGCGCACGCCCCTCTACGCGCCGTCGGCCACCGCGGCGCTCCCCGACGTCTTCGACTGGCGGACCCTCGACGGGACGACACCGTCCAAGAACCAGGGGAACTGCGGTTCCTGCTGGGCCTTCGCCGCGACCGGCCAGGTCGAGGCGCACATCCGCATCTTCGACGGCCGGATCGAGGACCTCTCCGAGCAGGCGATCGTCGACTGCAACACCCGCGGCGCGAGCTGCGACGGCGGCTGGGCCTACGCGGCCTACGAGGTCTTCCGCGACTACGGGGCGGTCCAGGAGAGCTGCGTACCCTACCAGGCGCGCGACGACCTGCCCTGCACGCAGACGAGCTGCGAGGTGGTCGGCCGGATCTCCAGCTGGAGCTACATCCCCAACAGCGTCGACCAGATCAAGCAGGCGATCTACGACACCGGCCCGGTGGCGACGTCGATCACGGTGCTGGACAACCTCTACAACTACGTGTCGGGCTGCTACTCGAGCGACACGGAGGACGTCGTCAACCACGGCATCCTCATCGTCGGCTGGGACGACAACCAGTGCGGCGGCGAGGGCGCCTGGATCATCAAGAACTCCTGGGGCGACGACTGGGGCCAGGACGGCTTCGGATACATCAAGTACGGCGTCTGCAACATCGGGACGAGCACCTACCAGATCTCCTACATCCCCAGCAACGTCTACGTCCGCGTCGACGCGCCGACCGGCGGGGAGAGCATCGACGTCGGCGACGACTACCTCGTCGAGTGGACGCTGCAGCGCGAGACCCCCGACTCGATCGCCGTCTATCTCAGCATCGACAGCGGCGAGAACTGGGACTACACGATCGCGAGCGGCCTGCTCGGCGCGCCGACCTCGCTGCTCTGGACCGTGCCGAACCTGCCCGTGACGACGGCCCGCGTGAAGGTCGTCGCCTGGTACGGCGGCGACATCGGCGGCTTCGACGACAGCGACGCCGACTTCACGATCGTCGGCGCCCCCTACCGGTACGCATCCCCGACGGGCGGGGACGTCTATCCCTACTCGATCCCCGCGTGGGCGGCCGTCGACATCCGCGACGCCATCGCCGCGTCCGTGGCGGGCGACACGATCGCCGTCGCCGCCGGCACGTACACCGGCGCCCTCACCGTGTCGAAGAGCATACACCTGCTCGGCGGCTACGACGCCTCCTTCCTGGCGCGCGACCCGTCCGTCCATACGTCGACGGTCAACGGGAACGGCTCGATCGTCTCCTTCATGAACGTCGCCGGCGACTGCGGCATCGAGGGCTTCACCATCACGGGCGGCACGGGGCGCGAGGCGCAGATACCGTGGCTGGCGCTCTACGGCGGCGGGATCTTCAGCTACAACGCCTCTCCCGTCATCCGCGGCAACGTCATCACCGGCTGCGGCTACGCCGGCCAGACCAACTTCACCGGCGGCGGCGGAATCGCCGCCTACGGTGGCGCGGTGACGATCGAGGACAACGAGATCGTCGCCTGCGCGGCGAACGGCGGCGGCGGGATCTACCTCTACCAGACGACCGCGACGATCCGCGGCAACCATATCGAGGGGAACGCCCCGAACGCCCTCTACAACGGCTCGAAGTACGGGGGCGGCATCTACGCCAACCATGCACCGGCGTACCTCGAGGACAACTCGATCGAGAACCACTCCGGGTACCTGCGCGGGGGAGGCCTCTACGCGAAGCTCTGCCACGTCGAGATGTCGGGCGACACCGTCTCGTCGAACGAGACCGTGGACGTCGGCGGCGGCCTCTGCTTCGATCACGCCACGGCGATCCTGGCGAAGGTCGTGGTCGGCGGCAACACCTCCTCCTCCACCGGGGGAGGCATCTACGCCCGCGCCGGCAACACCCAGATGACGAACTCCCTCGTGTACGGGAACGCCTCCTCGATCATCGGGGGCGGCATCTACGCCGACAGCACGTGGGGCGAGATGGCGAACAACACGATCGACCGCAACACGGCCGTCTACGGCGGCGGCAACCTCTTCCTCTCGCAGCCCGCCCCGACGACGATCAAAAACAACCAGATCACCTACGGCGGCACGTACGGCTTCCAGGCGAGCACGCTCGCCGGCGTCGTCTTCCGCTACAACAACCTCTACGGCAACACGGGCGGCGACGTCTTCGGCGTGACGCCCGACTCGACGAACTCGGGCTTCGCCCCCCTCTACGCCGACACGGCGGCCCTCGACTACCATTTGCTCGTGCATTCGAGGGCCATCGACGCCGGCGACCCCGACGGACCGGCCGATCCCGACAGCTCCCCGGCCGACATCGGCATGTTCGGCGGACCGGCGGCCGATCCGGCCGCGCCGGCGCGCGTGACGGGCCTCGTCGCCGCCGCGACCGGCGACGAGACGATCCGACTCACCTGGGACGCGCCGGCCCCCTCGGGGATCGCCTTCTACGCAATCTACGCCGACACGGCGGCCGCGTTCGCGCCGGCCGAGCCGGTCTGCGTCGACAGCGTTCCGGCCGGCACGCTCCTCTACGATCACGAGCCCGTCGCCGGCTGCCGGTGGTACCGCGTCTCGGCGGTCTCGGCCGCCGGGTACGGGGGCGGGTACAGCGGCGAGGCGACGGCCTGCACGGCCGGCGCCGACGCGCCGCCGGTCGTGACCGTCGTCGCGCCGAACGGCGGCGAGACGGCCGGGATCGGCGACACGCTCGACATCCGCTGGATCGCCACGGACGACGTCCTCGTCGATTCGATCGACGTCTACGTCTCCTACGACGCCGGCTCCGCGTGGTCGCTCATCGCGGGCGGCGAGTTGAACGATTCGCTCTTCTCGTGGATCGTCCCCTCCGGCACGAGCGACTCCTGCCTCGTCCGCGTCGTCGCGTGGGATTCCTCGCTGCAGACGGGCGGGGACGAGAGCGATTCCCTCTTCGCGATCGAGGATCTGACCGCCGTCGGCGACGACACCGGCGGCGACGTCCCCGAGACGCCCGCGTGGGTCAACGCCCTCGAGCCGAACTATCCGAACCCCTTCAACGGCACGACGACCCTCCGCTACTCGCTCGCCGAGCCCGCGTTCGTGGAGCTGGCGATCTACAACCCGGCGGGGCAGCGGATCCGCATCCTCGAATCGCGGCGCCGCGGGGCGGGCAGCCACGAGGCGGTCTGGAACGGGCGCGACGAGGCGGGACGCCCCGTGACCTCGGGCGTCTACTTCGCCCGCATCGCCGCGGGCAAGTACCGCCAGACCCGAAAGATTGTCTATCTCCGGTAG
- a CDS encoding Ig-like domain-containing protein produces the protein MTRVRLAAAALVLSSLIAVAAAAQAPPIATIGLYVDSLHADADASTSAPFEQVEMWVWCRPGVNGMMCAEFALEFSSTVVPTNLSVHPDVSVILGAPATGASICFLSCRDDWTWACRQTIVVMDGQPASVRVVDHPTAGMVKVATCLELFPIEPAVPYPDLCLNQSCPLDVTPPMHGMVSVTGSRSLVARFSEILFPYGMDDPANYLVYETGWPDSPIEVVSAERSGGGDVALLELAIPLVSGVGYTLRASNLVDMAGYPLAGSPATFMGQDADPPTILSASVSSESLLVLVFSEPLEPAMAEEIDNYSITPAGSAPVPAVGSAHLRADGWTVDLAVSPGFEAGESYLVRADDVVDLSGNPVGPNGVWFSVDDLQPPGVLSVRALSLSQVEVVFTEPIDPASGANVGHYRVYPRTNPSAEVPVSNVFVEGATARLVLGGELVSTAFYTLAVSGVEDLAGNPVPPGTTVDFTVGDITPPRLMAITAEDYTTILACFNEPMDSASIAHPANFTLFEYFDPSVEVDVVAAEAAPWEPYEGYWCSRLTLADSLVESRRYTLRAEGVTDEAGLEIDPEYDEKWFVMPERDRPSITDVEALTLERVRVTFSEMMGLGPTMDPASYGVWERDDSTVVVPVDSVYPGAGLQTFDLVLGGSLDATVWYTLSAAGAEDIVGNEVGPGREVDFHPSDHLPPMIDHAVGAGEYLVDVVFSEPVEDASATEASNYAVFHDHNPSSELPVTGAVLGPDTVTVTLTLGAPLWHYSTYTVSVSNVRDLVGREIAEGSWADFVWPDTTAPAIDSVEALSPSRLLVWFDEPVSSASAGETENWSLAPEGAPADSVPISSAVPEADGFSVTLELGEALAFETPYRLGAPGVEDRSGNPVGPENEYVFALADVFPPTLDAVGADSDSSAVLYFDEILDGATASDPAHYAVVPSGLPEEELAVLSASLLAAGDRVRLVVDGRFERYVVYVAEAVGVEDLEGNPTVSGTAMTFVLPDSLPPAIVSAGAVSRTVVDVVFDERMDPASLAVAANYRLAAAADTAELHAVVAASPLADPAAVRLTVETLEYGVLYRLTVSDVVDLAGNPIVPGSSVEFTALDTTPPELVSVGIVGATGLSVRFSEPVDTTTAGDPSHYAAWMSDYPSETIAITSAVPSGDRVSLTLAESPAPNVYYTLSVTGVEDRQGNVIVPDSRLEFRRVTLPPAGYVGLFLDGQHTNSCFESPGGFIPFDMWVWCLPSDRGMMCAEFMISYPQNVIPATVTDSPLLSVYLGSLATGMSACLSECSMEWTWLFRQTCYLTDMNASSIRIVPHPDVGVIQFANCDAGYPLQPCYVMTHLYLNDCWLPGTLLESFDAAFSGGGIELTWTLSEIDDDVSFVVSRAVEGADGWTALDAARIERNDLVFTFVDREAPGGASYVYRVACEKPGADEPRVLFETEPVEVPRLPLALGQNRPNPFNPATEIRFRLPSGCPVRLDVFDVSGRLVATLVDRTLPAGEHVAAWDGRDARGKACSSGIYFYRLAAGKERLSKKMVLLR, from the coding sequence ATGACACGCGTACGCCTCGCGGCGGCCGCGCTCGTCCTGTCGTCGCTCATTGCGGTGGCGGCGGCGGCGCAGGCGCCGCCCATCGCAACGATCGGTCTCTACGTCGACAGCCTGCACGCCGATGCCGACGCATCGACGAGCGCCCCCTTCGAACAGGTGGAGATGTGGGTCTGGTGCCGCCCGGGCGTGAACGGGATGATGTGCGCCGAGTTCGCGCTCGAGTTCTCGTCCACCGTGGTGCCGACGAACCTCAGCGTCCACCCGGACGTCTCCGTGATCCTGGGGGCGCCCGCCACGGGAGCGAGCATCTGCTTCCTCTCCTGCCGCGACGACTGGACCTGGGCGTGCCGCCAGACCATCGTCGTGATGGACGGGCAGCCCGCCTCCGTTCGTGTCGTCGACCACCCGACGGCGGGAATGGTCAAGGTGGCCACCTGCCTCGAGCTCTTCCCGATCGAGCCGGCAGTGCCGTATCCCGATCTCTGCCTCAACCAGAGCTGTCCGCTCGACGTCACGCCGCCGATGCACGGCATGGTGTCGGTGACCGGCTCGCGGTCGCTCGTGGCGCGGTTCAGCGAGATCCTCTTCCCCTACGGCATGGACGACCCGGCGAACTACCTCGTCTACGAGACGGGCTGGCCCGATTCTCCGATCGAGGTCGTCAGCGCCGAGCGTTCGGGAGGGGGCGACGTCGCCCTCCTCGAGCTCGCCATACCCCTCGTCTCCGGCGTGGGATACACGCTCCGGGCGTCGAACCTCGTCGACATGGCCGGCTATCCCCTCGCCGGGTCCCCGGCCACCTTCATGGGGCAGGATGCCGATCCTCCGACGATCCTCTCGGCCTCCGTTTCGTCGGAATCCCTCCTCGTCCTGGTGTTTTCCGAACCCCTCGAACCGGCGATGGCGGAAGAGATCGATAACTACTCCATCACGCCGGCGGGGTCCGCTCCCGTGCCGGCGGTCGGGTCGGCGCATCTCCGCGCGGACGGCTGGACGGTCGACCTGGCCGTTTCCCCGGGATTCGAGGCGGGGGAGAGCTACCTCGTGCGCGCCGACGACGTCGTCGACCTCTCCGGCAACCCCGTCGGGCCGAACGGCGTGTGGTTCTCCGTGGACGATCTGCAGCCTCCCGGCGTCCTCTCGGTCCGCGCCCTCTCCCTCTCGCAGGTCGAGGTCGTCTTCACCGAGCCGATCGATCCGGCGAGCGGCGCGAACGTCGGCCACTACCGCGTCTACCCGAGGACGAACCCGTCCGCCGAGGTGCCCGTGTCGAACGTCTTCGTCGAGGGGGCCACGGCCAGGCTCGTCCTCGGCGGGGAACTCGTCTCGACGGCGTTCTACACCCTCGCCGTCTCCGGGGTCGAGGATCTCGCCGGGAATCCCGTGCCTCCAGGCACCACGGTCGATTTCACCGTCGGCGACATCACCCCGCCGCGGCTGATGGCCATCACCGCCGAGGACTACACGACGATCCTGGCCTGCTTCAACGAGCCGATGGATTCGGCGTCGATCGCCCATCCGGCCAATTTCACCCTCTTCGAGTACTTCGATCCCTCGGTCGAGGTCGACGTCGTCGCCGCGGAAGCGGCTCCCTGGGAGCCGTACGAGGGATACTGGTGCTCCCGGCTCACCCTCGCCGACAGCCTCGTCGAGAGCCGCCGCTACACCCTGCGGGCCGAGGGGGTCACCGACGAGGCGGGGCTCGAAATCGATCCGGAATACGACGAGAAATGGTTCGTGATGCCCGAGCGCGACCGGCCGTCGATCACCGACGTCGAGGCGCTCACGCTCGAACGGGTCCGCGTGACCTTCAGCGAGATGATGGGCCTGGGACCGACGATGGACCCGGCGAGCTACGGGGTGTGGGAGCGTGACGACTCGACCGTCGTCGTGCCCGTCGACTCGGTCTATCCCGGCGCCGGGCTACAGACCTTCGACCTGGTTCTCGGCGGCTCCCTCGACGCGACCGTCTGGTATACCCTCAGCGCCGCCGGCGCCGAGGACATCGTCGGGAACGAGGTCGGCCCCGGGCGCGAGGTCGATTTCCATCCGAGCGACCACCTGCCGCCGATGATCGACCACGCCGTCGGCGCCGGCGAGTACCTCGTCGACGTCGTCTTCAGCGAGCCGGTCGAGGATGCCTCCGCGACGGAGGCATCCAACTACGCGGTCTTCCACGACCACAATCCGTCGAGCGAGCTCCCGGTGACCGGGGCCGTGCTCGGCCCGGACACCGTCACCGTCACGCTCACGCTCGGCGCGCCTCTCTGGCATTACAGCACCTACACCGTCTCCGTGTCGAACGTGCGGGATCTCGTCGGGCGCGAGATCGCGGAGGGAAGCTGGGCGGATTTCGTCTGGCCGGACACGACGGCCCCGGCAATCGACTCGGTCGAGGCCCTCTCGCCGAGCCGGCTCCTCGTCTGGTTCGACGAGCCGGTGTCGAGCGCGTCGGCGGGGGAGACGGAAAACTGGTCGCTCGCGCCCGAGGGCGCCCCGGCCGACTCCGTGCCGATCTCGTCGGCCGTTCCCGAGGCGGACGGATTCTCCGTCACCCTCGAGCTCGGCGAGGCCCTTGCATTCGAGACGCCGTACCGTCTCGGCGCGCCGGGCGTCGAGGACCGCTCGGGCAACCCCGTGGGGCCGGAAAACGAGTACGTCTTCGCCCTCGCTGACGTCTTCCCGCCGACCCTCGACGCGGTCGGCGCCGACAGCGACTCCTCGGCCGTCCTGTACTTCGACGAGATCCTCGACGGGGCGACCGCCTCCGATCCCGCGCACTACGCGGTTGTTCCCTCCGGCCTGCCGGAGGAGGAGCTCGCCGTCCTGTCGGCGTCGCTCCTCGCGGCGGGCGACCGGGTGCGGCTTGTCGTCGACGGGCGGTTCGAGCGATACGTCGTCTACGTCGCCGAGGCGGTCGGCGTCGAGGACCTCGAGGGGAATCCCACCGTCTCGGGGACCGCGATGACCTTCGTGCTTCCCGACTCCCTCCCGCCGGCCATCGTGAGCGCCGGGGCGGTCTCCCGGACCGTCGTCGACGTCGTCTTCGACGAGCGGATGGACCCGGCCTCGCTCGCCGTGGCGGCGAACTACCGTCTCGCGGCGGCTGCCGACACGGCAGAGCTCCACGCGGTTGTGGCGGCCTCGCCGCTGGCCGATCCCGCGGCCGTCCGCCTCACCGTGGAGACGCTCGAGTACGGCGTCCTCTACCGGTTGACCGTATCGGATGTCGTCGATCTCGCCGGCAACCCGATCGTCCCCGGTTCGAGCGTCGAGTTCACCGCCCTCGACACGACGCCCCCCGAGCTCGTCTCGGTGGGCATCGTCGGCGCGACGGGGCTCTCGGTGCGCTTCTCCGAGCCGGTCGACACGACGACCGCGGGCGACCCGTCGCACTATGCCGCCTGGATGAGCGACTACCCGTCGGAGACGATCGCCATCACAAGCGCCGTGCCGTCCGGCGACCGCGTCTCCTTGACGCTCGCCGAGTCGCCCGCGCCGAACGTCTACTATACCCTGTCCGTCACGGGGGTCGAGGACCGGCAGGGGAACGTCATCGTTCCGGACAGCCGCCTCGAGTTCAGGCGGGTCACCCTGCCCCCGGCCGGCTACGTCGGACTCTTCCTCGACGGGCAGCATACGAACTCCTGTTTCGAGAGCCCCGGCGGCTTCATCCCCTTCGACATGTGGGTGTGGTGCCTGCCGAGCGACCGGGGGATGATGTGCGCCGAGTTCATGATCTCATACCCGCAGAACGTCATACCGGCGACGGTGACCGACAGTCCGCTCCTCTCCGTCTATCTCGGCAGTCTCGCGACCGGGATGAGCGCCTGTCTCTCCGAATGCTCGATGGAATGGACCTGGCTCTTCCGCCAGACCTGCTACCTGACCGACATGAACGCGTCGAGCATCCGGATCGTTCCGCATCCCGACGTGGGCGTCATACAGTTCGCCAACTGCGATGCCGGCTACCCGCTCCAGCCGTGCTACGTCATGACGCATCTCTACCTGAACGACTGCTGGTTGCCGGGGACCCTCCTCGAGAGTTTCGACGCGGCCTTCTCTGGCGGCGGCATCGAGCTCACCTGGACGCTCTCCGAGATCGACGACGACGTCTCGTTCGTCGTCTCCCGCGCGGTCGAGGGGGCGGACGGGTGGACGGCGCTCGATGCGGCCCGCATCGAGCGAAATGATCTCGTCTTCACCTTCGTCGACCGGGAGGCCCCCGGCGGGGCGAGCTACGTCTACCGCGTCGCCTGCGAAAAGCCGGGGGCCGACGAGCCGCGCGTGCTCTTCGAGACGGAGCCGGTCGAGGTGCCGCGACTGCCGCTCGCCCTCGGCCAGAACCGCCCCAACCCCTTCAACCCCGCGACGGAGATCCGCTTCCGGCTGCCGTCAGGCTGCCCGGTGCGGCTCGACGTCTTCGACGTGTCCGGGCGGCTCGTGGCCACGCTCGTCGACCGGACGCTCCCTGCCGGCGAGCACGTCGCCGCGTGGGACGGCCGCGACGCGCGCGGGAAGGCCTGCTCGAGCGGCATCTACTTCTACCGCCTCGCGGCGGGCAAGGAGCGGCTCTCGAAAAAGATGGTGCTGCTCAGGTGA
- a CDS encoding tetratricopeptide repeat protein, with translation MKRIAVLAAAVALAAGCAAPDEAPVPEDAVADYARSPGPAAFEELYLSLRGAGTDSLAAAIDICRLHLAEIERCLDTLRLHHGELDRRCRRHFAQVQLDMGRTREAARLFEQLCAEEPDYACPFHKLGIAYRDLGRLGESLDCLRRSAELAPDHRSCFDDLARTLIALDRPGEALEAFEEGCRNSEIAPGDPDRESLAIEAEFLYLDLLERCGRGGEAAAQLARLRREAPGDRRLAGYD, from the coding sequence ATGAAACGAATCGCGGTGCTCGCCGCGGCCGTCGCCCTGGCCGCGGGCTGCGCGGCGCCAGACGAGGCGCCCGTCCCCGAAGACGCCGTCGCCGACTACGCCCGGTCGCCGGGGCCCGCGGCGTTCGAAGAGCTCTACCTCTCGCTGCGCGGGGCGGGAACCGACTCCCTCGCGGCGGCGATCGACATCTGCCGCCTGCACCTCGCCGAGATCGAGCGCTGCCTCGACACCCTCCGCCTGCACCACGGCGAGCTCGACCGTCGCTGCAGGCGGCATTTCGCGCAGGTACAACTCGACATGGGCCGCACGCGGGAGGCGGCCCGCCTCTTCGAACAACTCTGCGCCGAGGAGCCGGACTACGCCTGCCCCTTCCACAAGCTGGGCATCGCCTACCGCGATCTCGGCCGACTCGGGGAGAGCCTCGACTGCCTGCGCCGCTCGGCCGAGCTCGCGCCGGATCACCGCTCGTGCTTCGACGACCTCGCGCGCACCCTCATCGCCCTGGACCGGCCCGGCGAGGCCCTCGAGGCCTTCGAGGAGGGCTGCCGGAACTCCGAAATCGCCCCCGGCGACCCGGACCGCGAGTCGCTCGCAATCGAGGCGGAGTTCCTCTACCTCGACCTGCTCGAGCGCTGCGGCCGGGGCGGGGAAGCTGCGGCGCAGCTCGCGCGGCTCCGCCGCGAGGCACCGGGCGACCGGCGGCTCGCCGGATACGATTGA
- a CDS encoding cation transporter, translating to MAHEHRHHPTDLAEGRRITWAGMGINAVLIILKIGGGILGRSRALLADGFHSVSDLVSDVFVLVGLHFFRKERDRDHPYGHGKIETLVTLAVGVLLAVAAFRIGFDAAVALRRGAPPSPGRFTILIAALSLVSKELLYRATVRIGMRLRSEALVANAWHHRSDAWSSAVTFVGITLAVFVPRLRILDAYAALLVSFFVFKIAVEIGWAAARKIIDTSPPQELIDRIAREIEAVPGVLDCHDLHGRYYADLISMEVHVGVDPAITVSAAHRIADAVSERVTDRFDEVSSLLVHLDPHGEDTTEGTG from the coding sequence ATGGCACACGAGCACCGTCATCACCCGACCGACCTCGCCGAGGGCCGCCGCATCACCTGGGCCGGCATGGGGATCAACGCCGTCCTCATCATCCTGAAGATCGGCGGCGGCATCCTCGGGCGGAGCCGCGCGCTCCTCGCCGACGGCTTCCACTCGGTAAGCGATCTCGTCTCCGACGTCTTCGTCCTCGTCGGGCTCCACTTCTTCCGCAAGGAACGCGACCGCGACCACCCGTACGGGCACGGCAAGATCGAGACGCTCGTCACGCTCGCCGTCGGCGTCCTGCTCGCCGTCGCCGCCTTCCGCATCGGTTTCGACGCGGCCGTCGCGCTCCGCCGCGGCGCGCCCCCGTCGCCCGGGCGGTTCACGATCCTGATCGCGGCGCTCTCCCTCGTCTCCAAGGAGCTCCTCTACCGGGCCACGGTGCGGATCGGCATGCGCCTGCGCAGCGAGGCCCTCGTGGCGAACGCGTGGCACCACCGCTCCGACGCCTGGTCGTCGGCGGTCACCTTCGTGGGAATCACCCTCGCCGTCTTCGTGCCCCGCCTGCGCATCCTCGACGCGTACGCAGCGCTGCTCGTCTCCTTCTTCGTCTTCAAGATCGCCGTGGAGATCGGCTGGGCCGCGGCCAGGAAGATCATCGACACGTCGCCGCCGCAGGAGCTCATCGATCGCATCGCCCGGGAGATCGAGGCGGTCCCCGGCGTGCTCGATTGCCACGACCTGCACGGCCGGTACTACGCCGACCTGATAAGCATGGAAGTCCACGTGGGCGTCGATCCGGCGATCACCGTCTCCGCGGCGCACCGGATCGCCGACGCGGTCTCGGAGCGGGTGACCGACCGGTTCGACGAGGTCTCGAGCCTCCTCGTCCACCTCGACCCCCACGGGGAAGACACAACGGAAGGAACGGGATGA